The DNA sequence CAAAATGACTATCGAGTTGTTCTGTAGATTTTTTTAAAGTTTCAGCAGCATTAGGAGCAACAATTTCTTTTCCGTTTTCAATGTAAGTTCTAATAAATTCACGTAATTCCATGATGATATCATCCCATTCAGCAACTTCATATTTTGTAATAGACACATAGTTTTCATCAAAAAATACACTTTTTACAAAAGGAAAATGAAATAATTCAGTGGCCAAAGGCGAAAGTTTAGCGTCATCAATTGAGGTAAACTCAAAGAGAGTAGTTACTAATTTTTTATTAGCAACAAATTTAACAACAGAAGGGTTTGGTGTGCTTTCTGCATATATAGTAATTGGAACTTTTTTACTAACTGAAGTGTCTTCAATAGCCACTCCTCCGTTGTTTAAATAAGATTCTATTTGCTCCGCCAATTCATTTTGAACATCACTCCATTCTACAATATTATAACGTTCTACTGCTACAAAATTTCCTGATATATATACTTTTTTTACAAAAGGTAAATAAAATAATTGTTGGGCTAAAGGCGATGCTTTGGCCTCGTCAATATTGTTAAATTCATAGCTTTGATGCTTAACTATAAATTCATTTACTTCAAATTTAACAATAGCTTTGTTTGAAGTTTCTTGTATTGAAACCTTAAAAGTATTCATTTTAACTAATTTTTGACAAAAATACTAAAAGATAACTTTAGATATCCATATATTTGGCTTTAGTTGCTCTTGGAAAATGTTAAAAAATGATACGAAAACTTTATCGTTTTCTCATGTATGATTTTAATAAACCAAGACGTTTAGATTATACGGAAAACCTACTTAGAAGTGAATCCAATGAAATCAAAATACATATTATTTTTAGCTGTTGGAGTGTTTTTCACTTTAACAATAAGCTCGCAAGAGGGACTGCCCATTTATACAGATTATTTAACGGATAATTATTATTTAATACACCCTTCAATGGCTGGTGTAGCCAATTGCTCTAAAATTAGATTAACTGCGCGCCAACAGTGGTTTGGTCATGAAAATGCTCCTAAGCTTTTAACATTGAGTGGAAATGGAAGAATAGGAGAGTCCAATTCGGGAATAGGAGGTATTGCTTTTTCAGATAAAAATGGCTATCATTCACAAAAAGGAGCCTACCTTAGCTATGCACATCATTTAATGTTTTCTAGAAGTGAAGTAGATTTAAATATGCTGTCCTTTGGTTTAAGTGCAGGATTTATTCAATATCAATTGGATGAAACTTCGTTTACTTTGGATGGTTTTGATCCAGAAATAGCAGGAGTAGTTCAAAGTGCAACAAATTTTAATTTAGATTTTGGGTTTTCCTATCATTATTTAGATTATTATGCTCATGCAACTATTAAAAATGTATTGAATAATTCTGGAATTAATAATGATATTCAAATAACCAGTAATTTAAGACGCTATTTATTATCTGTTGGAGGTGTTTTTGGAGCTTTAGGAAGTGATTTTAGTTATGAGCCTTCTGTTATGTTTCAATACAAAGATGGTACTGGTGAATCAACTGTAGATTTTAATGCTAAAGTATACAAAAGTATGGAGTTTGGTAATATTTGGGGAGGATTATCCTATAGAACAAGCTTAGATGGTGCTGAATTTAGAAATATTACTGATAATACTATAAATAGTCAAAAATTACAACTTATAACACCAATTTTAGGAATTGATTATAAAGACTTTATGTTTGCTTATAATTACTCTTACCAATCTAATAACGTACGGTTTTCAAGTGGAGGATTTCATCAGTTAACACTTGGGTATAATTTTAACTGTAGAAAAGTACGTTATGATTGTAAATGTCCTGCGGTTAATTAACATATTTAATTTTTGTTTGTGGGGGTGGTATGATAGTAGTGAACTTTAGGTTTCCTTAATGGTGATTTTAATACTAAAATTTCAATTTATAGGTAGGGAATTGATCTTGTAATACTTCAAAAAAAATAACAACAAATATAGGAATATGCCAATTATAAAATCAGTTAAGGGAAAATTTCCACAAATACCAGATGACTGCTACGTTGCAGAAAACGCTACTATTGTTGGTGAAGTTAT is a window from the Pseudalgibacter alginicilyticus genome containing:
- a CDS encoding NifU family protein, which codes for MNTFKVSIQETSNKAIVKFEVNEFIVKHQSYEFNNIDEAKASPLAQQLFYLPFVKKVYISGNFVAVERYNIVEWSDVQNELAEQIESYLNNGGVAIEDTSVSKKVPITIYAESTPNPSVVKFVANKKLVTTLFEFTSIDDAKLSPLATELFHFPFVKSVFFDENYVSITKYEVAEWDDIIMELREFIRTYIENGKEIVAPNAAETLKKSTEQLDSHFETLDDTSKEIINILEEYIKPAVASDGGNIQFISYNPDTKNVSVMLQGACSGCPSSTYTLKSGIENMLKEMLKGKVETVEAING
- a CDS encoding PorP/SprF family type IX secretion system membrane protein, with the translated sequence MKSKYILFLAVGVFFTLTISSQEGLPIYTDYLTDNYYLIHPSMAGVANCSKIRLTARQQWFGHENAPKLLTLSGNGRIGESNSGIGGIAFSDKNGYHSQKGAYLSYAHHLMFSRSEVDLNMLSFGLSAGFIQYQLDETSFTLDGFDPEIAGVVQSATNFNLDFGFSYHYLDYYAHATIKNVLNNSGINNDIQITSNLRRYLLSVGGVFGALGSDFSYEPSVMFQYKDGTGESTVDFNAKVYKSMEFGNIWGGLSYRTSLDGAEFRNITDNTINSQKLQLITPILGIDYKDFMFAYNYSYQSNNVRFSSGGFHQLTLGYNFNCRKVRYDCKCPAVN